The sequence gtgttttctaaacgatcgtctaccctttcttaaacgatcgtttagtaaaacctacatgatcgtgtagcttttttctaaacaataagCATTTAGCTACACGatagcttccttttctctcccacttgcttatcgtctacatgatttgttcttcctcctacctctactcAACTCATCAAAGAGCACACTTTGGATTGTCACTCCAAGAATTccaagggctccattttggtGGTTTCGTCCCCGCTGCATTCATTTGTTCGTGATTGATCGTGTTGCTACAGTCGACGCATTAGCTGGGCGATAGAGATCATGTAGAAGTCTTCCGCTACATCTaagttccaaagcttgaagagcatcttcaactggtatgagaactctttcccttgttatttattgttcaaagcatgccattaattattgtatatttgcataactgtatgttcaaacgtatatggtgtatttcagtcacaatgaaatcgaaaagatccgaatgcactcatggatgctcttcgtttaGAGATCcttcatctttatatcatatctactgtctcatatggAAAATGTATACGGAAAGAGTtacctgctttatcttctggattatattatactcttatacgagtaattgaagcATATGCAATGataaacctgaagttcatgaatccagacatatttacaatttgacatgacaAATTAGGTCAATTAGGGTCTATAATGataagaagaattattgagaattcaaatagacatctattgaagagccaaaagattctccaatctaatgaattatcatgtgatgcttggtctcaaggcaaattaatcattagTCCATCATCAGtcaaagtggggactgaatcacttgcatttttagaacgaattcatggtgatatatgtggatctattaacccaccaagtggaccatttagatagtttatggtattaatagacgcatccagCAATTGGTCACACATGTGTTTATTATCAAGTCTAAATCTTGCATTtccaagattacttgctcaaataattaagttaagagcacaatttcctgattatacaattaagaccatttgtcttgataatgctggtgaatttacatcccaagcttttgataattattgtatgtcaattgggataagtgttgaatatcctatagctcatgttcatacacaaaatggtttaacagaatcattcataaaacgtttgcaattaattgttaGACCATTgtttatgagagctaagcttcctacatcaaTATGAGggcatgctattttgcatgttgCGTCACTTATATGCATTAGGCCAGTATCTAATCATAAGTACTcatcattacaattagcttatggccatgagccaaatatttccatTTGAGGAtatttggatgtgcagtataagATGGGTCTACCACAACGTACTAAGTtaggtcctcaaaggaggttaggaatatatattgaatatgatttcccatcaattatcaaatatcttgaacccagataggtgatgtatttactacacgatttgtttattgtcattttaatgagacaatttTTCCAACATTACgtggaggaattaagaagttggaaaaagaaattacatgaaatgcatcgttattgtctcatttagatctccATACAGATCAATGTAAACTAGAAGTTcggaagataattcatttgcaaaataaagcaaatcagttaccagatgcatttatagatgcaaagaaagtaactaagtcacatatatcaattgcaaatgttccatcgaaaattgatatcctaaCACAGCAAGTTGTCACTAGTGAGTCTAGAACACGCCAGAAGCTTGGTAGATCAGTTGGTTCTAAatataaaaatcctcgaaaagaaaattaatagtcaaaaagacttggttgaggatgtaaattcccaagaagaaatttatgacatgactaatgaggaaggtggaatacataaagataagaatgagatttcaataaactatatcATGACAAGAAAAGATGGAACTAAGttcatgtagttattgacattatttttgcatataatgctacttttgatattatatctgaaaatgaggattctgagccaaaatctgttgaagaatgttgacatagaaaagattggcttcagtggaaagaagcaatcgagacaGAATTAAacttactttcaaaatgttaggTTTTTTGACCAGTAGTATGAACatcagaaggtgtcaaacctgtgagatacaaatgggtatttgtgaggaaaagaaatgaaaataatgaggtcacaacatataaagcaagactagttgcacaagtttttttcacaaagacctgatattgattatgaggagatgtattctccagtggtggatgcaattacactaagatatttaattggtgtgactgtgtatgaaagtctgaATATGCATTTTGCAATCCAAGAGGCTgatcgagaatgtgtatggcaaAGATCAATAACTCAGAACATTCGTGGAACATGtagtttgtcttctagtaaaaatcttccaatgatattatatgaagacaacacaacatgcatatcttaaataaaaagatgatatattaaaggggacagaacaaaatatatttcattaaagcttttctacactcatgattttgaaaaaaaatggcggcatcactatacaacaaatttgttcgaaagataacttaacaaacttatttacaaagacattaCCTATCGCAACCTTTGAAACACTgatgcacaacattggaatgcgacgACTTAGATATCTCAAGCGATATTTCGATgaaggggagtaaatatactttttaattgaatcagattatatgaaatatgtactttttttcttCTAGGATTTTTTTCCTAATGGGTTTTTTCCTTAGTAAGATTTTAAcaatacatatttcatatataatggacatctaaggggcagtattttaaatatattaaattatttgtaaTGTAGATGCTTATTATTACTGTTCATTGGCCATGTGTCACTTATCCAttcttagttattttatttacttttttctaattatttattttatatatttatatattatattatatttattttattatatattattataatattatattttttccatatCCGTGTTTTCGTTATTCGTCGTTGTGCTCCTCATATTCACAACCATTCCAACAACTTTCAAAGATTCAAACTAAATCTCTTAACTTTCATTAAATATCACCTTTTGTTAGGAAAAGGAATATAAAATGcggaaaatatattttttttcttatacatTTTCCAAAACAAAACATTTTAGTACACATTACAAGAAAATTAAAGTGTTTGATCTATTACAATGGATGGCTTGCAACTTCCACTTAAGTTAGACCCCCCacccagaaaaaaaaaaaagaaaaaagaaaaaaagattgtCCCCGCCCCCATTGTTAGTAGATCAAACACATTATATTCCTCCAcccctattttttaaaatattaaaaaacctTTTAAAATAATCTAAACTACAGATGTCAACTCTGTATTGACAACATTAGCCGAGACCTGATTTTGCTCTTTCGCCACAACCCTCCTCATCTTCATCAACCAATTCATCAACCTCATAACGTTGTCGTATAAACTCATCGCAACGTACACCCCAATCCCACCCACAATCCCATTCGCTATCGAATACGTTAACGGCATCAAAACCATCGTTACAAAAGCCGGCGCCGATTCCTTCACGTTTCCCCAGTCTACCTCTTTCACCACCTTCATCATCATCACTCCGACCATCACCAACGACGGTCCGATCGCCCACGGCGGCACACTCGACAGCAACGGCGTGAAAAACAACGACATCATAAAACAAAAGCTCACCACCACTGCCGTAATCCCCGTCCTCCCTCCCTCTCTAATCCCTGCCGATGATTCCACGTACGTCGCAACCGGCGAAACTCCAAGCATCGCCGCCACCACAGTCGAACAACCATCGACGATATACGCCATGTATTCACCTTCGAAATTTCCTCTTTCGTTCACAAATCCGCCGATTTCCGCCATGGTGAAAAGCGTCCCCGTCGTCGCGAGTACATCGATGTAAAACAGCGTTCCTAGGGCTACCCAAACTTCCGTTCTGTTGAAGCCGTTGAAGCTAACAACACCGGCCGTGGTTTCGATTTTGTGAAAGTCCACCACTTTTTTGAAGTAATTGTACTTCTGGTCACCGAGTGGGCTGTGAGGGAAATACGTCACAGCCGTGCCTCTAAACCAAGACACAAAAGTGACAAAAACGATGCCGTATATCATACTCCCTTTAAAATCCTTCATTAGCCCATAAGCCATTATCACAAACCCAATGGAACCAAGCCAGAACGTTGGGCTTTGCATTTTTCCTCCAAGACATTCTCCGGTCTCTGGATTTGTACGACTACAGGCGGTGAGTGTAACCAATGTAGCCGAATCAGGCCCAATTAAGCCCAATCCTTGGTGGGCTTGCAAGCCCACAAAAGCTATAAAGAGCCCAATCCCAGCAGCGCAAGCGTACCGAACAGAATTAGGTATGAGTTTCGCGAGCTTTGCACGAATCCCCAACGCGGAAACAGCAATAAACGCACAAGCTTCAACCAAGAAAATAGCCAGCGCGGTTTGGTATTTGATTGGGCCGGATCCATGAAAGCCCACTAAATTATAGGCTAAATAAGCATTTGGGCCCATAGCAGGCGCGAGGCCTAAAGGAAGATTGGCAAGAACTCCCATGGCGAACGAACCGATCATAGCCGATAAAATAGTGCCGACCATGAGATCGCTCTTGGTTTTTGAAAGGCAATTTTGGTAGCCGGGATTTGGCTTGAACATGCAATCCGGCGCGGCGGTTCCGTTCGCTGGTGCAGAGCAGTCAGCCATTGAACACATGCCGCCGGAATCGGTGAGGATATTGGCGTTAACGGTGATGATATAAGCCATTGTAAGAAAAGTGGCTAAACCGGCTCGTAATTCCTTAGTGAAACAGGTATTTCGAGCTTCAAGTTTGAAATATTTTCCCACCATGCTGCGTGCAATTGCACCGTTTAAAGCTCTCTCCATTTTCCCCCATGAATTTCGAATTCCACAGCCGCCGCCGTGGCTGTCTCCTCTGCCGCTGCCGCCCATCGGAATCTCAATGTTGGTGGGTGAGTGGGTGTAGGAGGGAAAATTTATATAGAAATTTGCAGAgataagaagaaagagaagcgTGGGTCACGCGAGGTTGGGTACGAGAATTTTagggaaaaaggaaaattggtAAGAGAGAAATTTCTTTGGGAATGGAAAAAGTGCtaaaaaagtgtttgtttctgAAGCAGAAGTGTGATGATTGTGAAGACTacgtgttttttttctttaattttattaaaataaaaaatgacgcAAGAAATTAGTGGTGTGGTTACATTTCCACCAATTTGCTTTTGAGTGCAGTTATAATCCCACCAttgagtttatttatttaattataatgtaaCTATATATTcgataaatatttaatatatatggtaaTGGTTTAAAACGAGTTTgaaagttgacttttgactGAGTTGTAACTTGTAATCATGTTTTATCTGGATACCGACATCCCCTAATACTGCTACAATAAtttccatgttttattttaagtttataAAGATAGGGGTGGGGTACGCAAAATATATAGGGTTGGGGAATTGGGGATGGATCATATGTAATAGGTGACTTGTAAATTCAATTAATAATCCAGAATttacaaatttgaattaatgtaGTTTTGCTATTATCTATAACATGTTATAACAATAGAATTGTTGTTTTTATCTATGTTTAAATTACGCTCAcgtattttccaattttgtaatcattttaagaccaaatgtttttttttttccattttagtaTTTGTGCTTTTTTAATGGCTACATCAAGGAGAGAGATGCCTAAGTAAAATATTAAGACCAATATGAAAAATACTGAACTAGATAGCttatgatgaaaaaaaatatatggactGAACaatgataatatttaaatttttagtttacattttttaattgtCTTCTCTTGACAAATATACAATACGAGTTAGAGTATGTGTATTAAAGTGGTAATGTATCCAAGTATCAAGATGGCACATGTTGGCTAAAACAATGATTAAGTGAATAAATCTTGACAACAAATTAAAACTATCATA comes from Benincasa hispida cultivar B227 chromosome 2, ASM972705v1, whole genome shotgun sequence and encodes:
- the LOC120071625 gene encoding adenine/guanine permease AZG2-like, with product MGGSGRGDSHGGGCGIRNSWGKMERALNGAIARSMVGKYFKLEARNTCFTKELRAGLATFLTMAYIITVNANILTDSGGMCSMADCSAPANGTAAPDCMFKPNPGYQNCLSKTKSDLMVGTILSAMIGSFAMGVLANLPLGLAPAMGPNAYLAYNLVGFHGSGPIKYQTALAIFLVEACAFIAVSALGIRAKLAKLIPNSVRYACAAGIGLFIAFVGLQAHQGLGLIGPDSATLVTLTACSRTNPETGECLGGKMQSPTFWLGSIGFVIMAYGLMKDFKGSMIYGIVFVTFVSWFRGTAVTYFPHSPLGDQKYNYFKKVVDFHKIETTAGVVSFNGFNRTEVWVALGTLFYIDVLATTGTLFTMAEIGGFVNERGNFEGEYMAYIVDGCSTVVAAMLGVSPVATYVESSAGIREGGRTGITAVVVSFCFMMSLFFTPLLSSVPPWAIGPSLVMVGVMMMKVVKEVDWGNVKESAPAFVTMVLMPLTYSIANGIVGGIGVYVAMSLYDNVMRLMNWLMKMRRVVAKEQNQVSANVVNTELTSVV